Proteins co-encoded in one Hallerella porci genomic window:
- the rpsM gene encoding 30S ribosomal protein S13 produces the protein MARIAGVDLPKNKTVEYGLTAIYGVGLFTSRKICAQLGIDLKKKCDDLTEEEQGKIRHVLEDEYSVEGQLRAETTLNIKRLQDIGCYRGSRHLKKLPVRGQRTRTNARTRKGPKKTVANKKK, from the coding sequence ATGGCACGTATTGCTGGTGTCGATTTGCCGAAAAACAAGACTGTTGAATACGGTCTGACGGCTATCTACGGAGTCGGTCTTTTCACCTCTCGTAAGATCTGCGCTCAGTTGGGCATTGATCTAAAGAAGAAGTGCGATGACTTGACTGAAGAAGAACAAGGTAAAATTCGTCACGTTCTTGAAGACGAATATTCTGTGGAAGGTCAACTTCGTGCAGAAACAACCTTGAACATCAAGCGTCTTCAAGATATCGGATGCTATCGCGGTTCCCGCCACTTGAAAAAGTTGCCGGTTCGTGGTCAACGCACCCGTACGAACGCTCGCACTCGCAAGGGTCCGAAGAAGACCGTTGCTAACAAGAAGAAGTAA
- the rpmJ gene encoding 50S ribosomal protein L36 yields the protein MKIKASIKPRCENCKIVRRKGILRVICSKNPRHKQRQG from the coding sequence ATGAAAATCAAAGCCTCCATCAAACCTAGATGTGAAAACTGCAAGATTGTCCGTCGTAAGGGCATTCTTCGCGTCATCTGTTCTAAGAACCCCCGTCACAAGCAGAGACAGGGTTAG
- the infA gene encoding translation initiation factor IF-1, whose protein sequence is MAKEEGIQVEGVVLEALPNAFFRVGLENGHEILAHVSGKMRRHFIRILPDDKVLVEISPYDLTRGRITYRYK, encoded by the coding sequence GTGGCTAAAGAAGAAGGCATTCAAGTAGAAGGCGTTGTGCTGGAAGCACTTCCGAACGCGTTCTTCCGCGTCGGCCTTGAAAATGGTCACGAGATTCTCGCCCATGTTTCTGGAAAAATGCGCCGGCATTTTATCCGCATCTTGCCGGATGACAAAGTGTTGGTCGAAATTTCCCCGTACGATTTAACGCGGGGAAGAATCACCTACCGTTACAAGTAA
- the secY gene encoding preprotein translocase subunit SecY produces the protein MEALKKAIDGFVNAFKMEDLRKRILFTLGILIVYRIGSHITIPGVDATVLAEYFRNSNNMFGLYDSFTGGAFAKATVFALGIMPYISASIIIQLMGSVIPAIQMLQKEGQEGRAKLNQYTRYFTVLLGALQGWGVAVWLSSLKVSTATGTGISVLTDGFQSGLGNVGFRLLATLTFTTGTIFVMYLGERITAKGVGNGISLIIFAGIVGGLPRAFIREFEMFTEGIQPLAIEIFILAIVVAIIGFIVFVEQATRRIPLQSPRRVVGRQVMGGQASYLPFKVNTAGVIPVIFASSIMFVPAIIASWMPNVSWAQSFASAFVPGHITYSVIFAALIIFFTYFYTAIQYNPTDIADNLKKSGGFIPGIRPGKKTAEYIDHILTRISLPGSIFLAVISVGPLHLKDALNMSFYIGGTSVLIVVGVALDTLRQLEAHLHTNNYAGFLKHGRIRGRMAS, from the coding sequence ATGGAAGCTCTGAAGAAAGCTATTGACGGTTTCGTCAACGCCTTCAAGATGGAAGACCTAAGGAAAAGAATTCTCTTTACCTTGGGGATTCTTATCGTTTATCGCATCGGTTCGCATATCACCATTCCGGGTGTCGACGCTACAGTACTCGCTGAATACTTCCGCAACAGCAACAATATGTTCGGATTGTATGACTCCTTTACTGGCGGTGCTTTTGCGAAAGCGACGGTTTTTGCCTTGGGCATTATGCCGTACATTAGCGCAAGCATTATCATCCAGTTGATGGGTTCCGTGATCCCTGCGATTCAAATGCTTCAAAAAGAAGGCCAAGAAGGACGCGCAAAACTGAATCAGTACACGCGTTACTTCACGGTGCTCCTCGGCGCTCTTCAGGGCTGGGGTGTGGCCGTTTGGCTTTCGAGCTTGAAAGTTTCCACCGCGACCGGTACAGGTATTTCTGTGCTTACGGACGGTTTTCAGTCCGGGCTTGGGAATGTCGGATTCCGGTTACTTGCTACGCTTACCTTCACCACGGGAACTATCTTTGTAATGTATCTCGGTGAGAGAATCACTGCAAAGGGTGTTGGTAACGGAATCTCCCTGATAATCTTCGCCGGTATTGTAGGCGGACTTCCGAGAGCATTCATTCGCGAATTCGAAATGTTTACCGAAGGCATTCAGCCGCTCGCTATTGAGATTTTCATCTTGGCGATCGTTGTTGCTATCATCGGTTTCATCGTTTTCGTAGAACAAGCTACTCGTCGTATTCCGCTTCAGAGTCCGCGCAGGGTGGTTGGACGCCAAGTTATGGGTGGTCAGGCTAGTTATTTGCCTTTTAAGGTGAATACCGCTGGCGTGATTCCTGTGATCTTTGCTTCTTCCATCATGTTCGTGCCCGCGATTATCGCTTCGTGGATGCCTAATGTGAGCTGGGCGCAATCTTTTGCGAGTGCGTTCGTTCCGGGACATATCACTTATAGCGTGATTTTCGCAGCGCTGATTATCTTTTTTACTTACTTCTACACGGCTATCCAATACAATCCTACAGACATTGCGGATAACCTCAAGAAGTCGGGTGGTTTTATTCCTGGAATTCGTCCGGGCAAAAAGACCGCTGAGTATATTGATCACATTTTGACTCGCATTTCACTTCCGGGATCCATTTTCCTGGCTGTAATTAGCGTTGGTCCGCTCCATTTGAAAGACGCTTTGAATATGTCTTTCTATATTGGGGGAACCTCGGTCTTAATCGTGGTCGGTGTGGCGCTGGATACACTTCGTCAACTCGAAGCCCACCTCCATACTAACAACTACGCAGGTTTCCTCAAACACGGCCGCATTCGCGGCAGGATGGCGTCCTAG
- the rplO gene encoding 50S ribosomal protein L15 encodes MELNSINPAKSALTKGRKRIGRGPGSGWGTTGGRGQKGAGARKSAKAGRVAFEGGQMPMHRRIPKRGFKTQFPRDTQIVNLKAIEKSGVVEFDAKVLFDQGLVRSVKQPIKVLGYGTISKAVTLKVNAISEKAKAAVEAAGGKVEIV; translated from the coding sequence ATGGAACTCAATAGTATCAATCCTGCCAAGAGTGCTCTTACGAAAGGTCGTAAGCGCATTGGTCGCGGTCCGGGCTCCGGCTGGGGCACGACTGGCGGTCGTGGTCAGAAAGGTGCTGGTGCTCGTAAGAGTGCTAAGGCCGGACGCGTAGCTTTTGAAGGCGGTCAGATGCCGATGCATCGTCGCATTCCGAAGCGCGGTTTTAAGACCCAGTTCCCGCGCGATACTCAAATCGTGAATCTCAAGGCTATCGAAAAGTCTGGCGTTGTTGAATTCGACGCTAAGGTTCTTTTTGATCAGGGCCTCGTTCGCAGCGTCAAGCAGCCGATTAAGGTTCTTGGCTACGGCACGATTTCTAAGGCAGTTACTCTCAAAGTTAACGCGATCAGCGAAAAGGCCAAGGCGGCTGTTGAAGCTGCTGGCGGCAAAGTAGAGATCGTCTAA
- the rpmD gene encoding 50S ribosomal protein L30: MKKVRITQVKGLIHSLPKHRANIAALGLHGIGTSNELTLTPAIQGIINVVRHMVKVEEI, encoded by the coding sequence ATGAAAAAAGTGAGAATTACCCAAGTTAAGGGACTCATCCACTCCCTCCCGAAGCACAGAGCTAACATTGCTGCTCTCGGTCTTCATGGAATCGGAACCTCTAACGAACTGACATTGACGCCGGCGATTCAGGGCATCATCAACGTTGTCCGTCACATGGTCAAGGTCGAGGAGATTTAA
- the rpsE gene encoding 30S ribosomal protein S5 has translation MEREAQVSEFEDRVVHINRCAKTVKGGRRMSFSALVVVGNKKGKIGVGLGKAKEVSEAIRKGTEAAQRNLIEVNVQDGTIPHDVEIKYGATRIRLIPAAPGTGVIAGAAARAVLELAGVHNILTKIYGSSNPSTVVQACIEGLTTQKNKNDYAVLRGQNA, from the coding sequence TTGGAACGCGAAGCTCAAGTTTCTGAATTTGAAGACAGAGTTGTGCACATCAATCGCTGCGCCAAGACTGTGAAGGGCGGCCGTCGCATGTCCTTCAGTGCTCTTGTTGTCGTTGGCAACAAGAAAGGCAAGATTGGTGTTGGCCTCGGCAAGGCTAAGGAAGTTTCCGAAGCTATCCGTAAGGGTACCGAAGCGGCTCAGCGCAACCTTATCGAAGTGAACGTTCAAGACGGAACCATTCCGCACGATGTTGAAATCAAGTACGGTGCAACTCGCATCCGCTTGATTCCGGCTGCTCCTGGTACTGGCGTTATCGCTGGTGCTGCTGCTCGTGCAGTTTTGGAACTCGCTGGCGTCCACAACATTCTTACCAAGATCTATGGTTCTTCCAATCCGAGCACCGTGGTGCAAGCTTGCATCGAAGGTCTCACGACTCAGAAGAACAAAAATGACTACGCTGTATTGCGCGGTCAGAACGCCTGA
- the rplR gene encoding 50S ribosomal protein L18, translating into MAVIAKKRLESRIARHARVRKTVNGTAERPRLAVRRTLSNMIAQIIDDVSNKSLVQVSTSSKDFQAKFGELTKTEQSKKLGNLIADAAKAKGISAVVFDRGGYIYHGRVQALAEGAREGGLQF; encoded by the coding sequence ATGGCTGTTATTGCAAAGAAAAGACTTGAGTCCAGAATTGCGCGTCATGCACGTGTTCGCAAGACCGTCAACGGTACCGCTGAACGTCCGCGTCTCGCAGTTCGTCGTACGCTCTCTAATATGATCGCTCAGATCATTGACGATGTTTCTAACAAGTCCTTGGTGCAAGTTTCGACTTCTTCCAAGGATTTCCAAGCAAAGTTTGGTGAACTCACTAAGACCGAACAGAGCAAGAAACTCGGAAATCTCATTGCCGACGCTGCGAAGGCCAAGGGCATTTCTGCCGTAGTCTTCGATCGCGGTGGTTACATTTATCACGGTCGCGTTCAGGCTCTCGCTGAGGGAGCTCGTGAAGGCGGACTCCAATTCTAA
- the rplF gene encoding 50S ribosomal protein L6, which produces MSRIGKAIIHIPADVKVAVDGQNIQVEGKLGKLSTKVHDLIKIKLDGNQLSFERPDDLKFSRSIHGTTRALVANMVEGVSKGFEKNLEIVGVGYRVEQKGKDLNLVLGFSHPVIYKAPEGVELKAVDPLKISIKGIDKQKVGQAAAEIRKYRRPEPYKGKGVKYAGEIIRRKQGKKTGK; this is translated from the coding sequence ATGTCTCGTATCGGAAAAGCTATCATTCATATCCCTGCTGATGTGAAAGTCGCAGTGGATGGTCAGAACATTCAGGTCGAAGGCAAGCTCGGCAAGCTTTCTACCAAGGTTCACGACCTCATCAAGATCAAGCTGGACGGCAATCAACTTTCGTTCGAACGTCCGGATGATTTGAAGTTCTCTCGCTCGATCCACGGCACAACTCGTGCTCTCGTTGCTAATATGGTCGAAGGTGTTTCGAAGGGTTTTGAAAAGAATCTCGAAATCGTCGGCGTTGGCTACCGTGTGGAACAAAAGGGCAAGGATCTGAACCTCGTGCTCGGATTCTCTCACCCGGTCATCTACAAGGCACCGGAAGGCGTTGAACTGAAGGCTGTCGATCCGCTGAAGATTTCCATTAAGGGCATCGATAAGCAGAAAGTCGGTCAAGCTGCAGCAGAAATTCGCAAGTACCGTCGTCCTGAACCGTATAAGGGCAAGGGCGTTAAGTACGCTGGTGAAATCATCCGCCGCAAGCAAGGCAAGAAGACAGGTAAATAA